The genomic segment cctggacgataGCGCGGCCGTACTCCGCAGAATATGTTTATAGGGTGCtgcaagaacaccccccccccaaacccataTTCTTGCGCCGTTTCTTTCTAGAAGGACTGCCAGGGTAGATGTGAATCCTCTATTTAACTTGCTGACTTCTCAGCGTTTGGTTATGGCAGCTCTCTAGATTCATTTAAGATAAtgtgtaccctgttttccccaaaaataagacctccccggatagtaagccccaatcgggcttttgagcgcatgcgctaaaataagtcctccccccaaaaaataagccctccctgaaaatattgcaacacggcagcagccctgaggtgaccactagccgcctcctgcacctcaaaaataataagatctccccgaaaataaggccaagcccttatttcgggggtcaaaagaaacatagtatccattcatctatctatctatctatctatctatctatctatctatctatctatctatctatctacccatctacccctctctatctctcgtatttatctctatgtatctacgtatctatctatctatctatctatctatctatctatctatctatctatctatctatctatctatctacccatctacccctctctatctctcgtatttatctctatgtatctacgtatctatctatctatctatctatctatctatctatctatctatctatctgaatcatttatctatctatcatccctatctatctatctatctatctatctatctacctacctacctacctacctacctaccatccatccatccatccatccatccatccatccatccatccatctatctatctatctatctatctatccctatctatatctatttatctatctatccctatctatatctatttatctatctatctacctacctacctacctactatctatctatctatctatctatctatctatctatctatctatccctatctatatctatctatctatctatctatccatccatatatatatatatatatatatatatatatatatatatatatatatatatatatatgtatatatatatatatatatatatatacacacacacacacctacacacctacctaccttccttcctacctacctacctatctatctatctatctatctatctatctatctatctatctatctatctagtaacCTACCCCCaggccaccggggggggggggggcttggaaggtgacaaccagcacctttaaTTGGACCAAATCggaagccaatgcagctcccgCAAGAGTGGGGACACCCAGCTGCAGATCTCGACTTGGCACAGAACTGTATTTTTAACCCATTGAAGCTTCCAGATGCTTCCCAAGGGCAGCCCCAGGTAGAGCGCATTGCGGTAGTCAAGATGAGGACGCGGGTGAGGCATCGGCCGTCACTTCCGTTCCCACCCCTTTATGAGAATTATGAAACCCGAAGTCGTAAACATTTCTGGAGAACAGGAGATTGCAGAGGGCTAGGGTGTAGAGGAGggactcggtggctcagtggctaagacgctgagcttgtcgatcagaaaagtcggcagttcgaatccccagcacctcgtaacggagtgagctcccgctacttgtcccagcttctgccaactaacagttcaaaagcacataaaaaatgcaagtagaaaaataggaaccacctttggtgggaagggaacagcgttccctgctccttgggtgtttagtcatgccggccacatgaccacggagacgtcttcggacagcgctggctcttcagctttgaaacggagaggagcaccgccccctcgagtcgggaacgactagcacatatgtcagtggtgggttccgggcggtaCAGCCCTGTACGGCCGTACCCGTAGTAGCTgagagcagcagccaccgtaccagtacggtggctcgtttggcccacctggCCGCCCACCTGCCCGCATTCCATAGCTGTTTACAACGCAACCAGCCAATTGCGCAGCACGGACAGTGTGTGGCGCTTGTGTgacctctgccgagcagctgggtgtcgcagggtgcAAGCGTGCGCAGCTCGCATGCCCGACTAGGACGGCCGGCCCCGTGCGtggcgtaccggttgcaatgggatccgggaCTCACCACTggcgtatgtgcgaggggaacctttaccttcaggTGTAACGATTTCCCACATGCCCAAGGAGGAAGGTGAGTCAAGGATCGGCCAGCTTCGTGGTAGTCGTGTCTGACTCACCTCCGCTGACTTATGAAACCCCAAAATAGGCCCGGTTTGGGCCAGAAATGAGTGCCGGCGTAGGCAAGAAGTATAGAAAGATTTGTGTCCTGGGAGAACACAATAATAGCACCACAGTTGGCTTTgcagccaagaaaactacaggggaCGTGACAAGGTCACCCAGATGGACGTCCGCTCCAAGGCGAGCTTCATCTGAAATCAAGGAATTGCTCAGTTTTAACACAGTTTTCCTCTTGAAGGACGTGAGGAATCTGTAACCCTCTGGCCTTTCCCTTTCATCCCAGGCGGATGAGAATAGTAGGAAGGACGTCCAAGCGGGGATCAGAAGCCCCCGGCCGATTCAGTTTTCACCAGAATAAGGAGGTTTGCGCTGCAAAGGGATGCCAGGGTAAAATCCTGGTGGGCCCTGCCCTAAATTGAGCACCGCGGATGCCCCGATGGTAAAACGGTGGCTGGACAATTTACACTTTCACAGGGAGAGTTAACGTGTGCATCAGTGCAGCTCCTCTGTCAACAGCAGCCTTTGCCAGCCTATAGATACAGATTAGACACaggtacagaataacagagttggaagggaccttggaggtcatctagtccaacccccctcccaaacaggagaccctacactgtttctgacagatggcagtccagtctcttcttgaaagcctccagggatgaagctcccacaatttctgaaggcaacttcagttgattgttctcactgtcagaaagttccctccttatttctaggctgaatctctccttggtcagtttccatccattactccttgtctggccttcgggggttttggggaatagcttggctccctcctCTCCgaggcagcccctccaatattggaagatgctctcctgtctcccctggtccttctcttccctagaccagccaggcccagttcctgcaaccgtccatcgtatgtttgagcctccagtcccctcatcatcctggttgctcttctctgcactctttctagagtctccacatctttttcataGTGTTTTTATAGCCTGTTCTAAGCTGTTCCATTGTGGCAGGTGTGAATCTGGAGCCAGGTTTAATAGCAGTATGGTgctttgcaggtagtcctcgagctacaaccgcaattgagcccaaactttgtGTTGCTAAgtagaacagaattagttaagtgaattttgttacCATTTtaccacacttttttttttgccacagttgttcagcgaatcactgcagttattaagctagcaacacggttgttaagtgaatctggcttccacgttgacatagaaggtcgcaaaaggggatcccatgaccacGAGACACTGcgaccatcgtaaatatgaaccagtggccaagcgtctgaaaTTTAATCGTGTccctggggatgttgcaatggtcataagtgtgaagaacgaTCATAACTTTTTTTTAGTGTAGTCATAAATTTGAACTGTCGctaaatgacctgttgtaagtcaaagactacctgtatagcactCACTGGTCGGTTGACAGTGTCAGCATTATTTCCCTCTTGCCCTCAaaaatccgagtcctcattttatcgaccttggaaaGGGTTGAATCGAcctggagccagtcaggatcgaactcctggcaggaGCTGTGACGATTGGCCATGGCCAATTCGgtagggaatttggggagttgaagaccacaaatcttaaagttgccaaggttggacaccgcTGATCAAGGATGTTAAAATGTTAATGTTACTATTAGTCCTCTCATCGTccctatcccccatctcctcccacttatgactgtaggactGGAACTCTGttgcatccttacgatttatattgagattgtttcctgattgcttatttacaccctatgactatcattaagtgttgccccttatgattcttgacgaatgtatcttgtctttttatgtccactgagagcatctgcaccaaagacaaattccttgtgtatccaatcaacacttggccaataaagaattctcttcttttcccttcccttccatattttctatcttatcctatcctatcctatcctcattccattattctcttctcctctccccttccattccatatattctattgtatttccaCTATtctgctggtcgttacctataaagccctacatggcatcggacctgagtacctgagagaccgcctcgtgccgattacctcccttagaccgatcagatctcacaggttaggtctcctccggattccatccgccagccaatgtcggctggcgactccccgggggagagccttctctgttgcagctccagccctctggaatgacctccccgtggagatccggacccttactaccctcctggccttccgcaaagccaccaagtcctggctgctccagcaggctggggggcttgtgaaatatccagccccacggaaaccgTGAATGTTGCAttctttttaaagtgttgtctttgtctatttatccccctttcccttgtctattgtgagtcatccggagtccttcgggagtgggcggcatacaagatagatagatagatgatagatagatagatagatagatagatagatagatagatagatagatagatagatagatagataaataaatattctattctattctattccatgccatattttctattctgttctattctattctactctactctacactacccTGCTCcgctgtactctactctactctagtctactctactctactcggaTTGGAACTTCTGCTTGCTGTATTAACCATTGTGGTGTCTTACCCTTATATTTTGTTCTTGTGCTACCTTCTTTCTAGGATTAGAAGAATCCTTGGTCTCCGTGATCCCGCCATCCATTCGTTTGGCCCCCGTGCTAATCCGTGGTCATGTCGAAGTTAAAGTGCTCGGAGTCGGTCAGGGTTGTCGTACGATGCCGGCCCATGAACAGCAAAGAGAAAGTGGCCTCCTATGAACAGGTGGTGGAAGTGGACGTGAAATTGGGGCAGGTCTCGGTGAAGAACCCCAAGGGGACATCTCACGAGCTTCCAAAGACCTTCACCTTCGACGCCGTTTATGACTGGAGCTCCAAACAGTTTGAGCTTTACGATGAGACTTTCCGGCCGCTGGTGGACTCGGTCCTCCAGGGGTTTAACGGGACCATTTTCGCTTACGGGCAAACCGGGACCGGGAAGACGTACACCATGGAAGGCGTGCGTGGAGACGTTGAGAAGCGAGGGGTCATCCCCAACTCCTTCGACCACATCTTCACCCACATTTCCCGCTCTCAGAACCAGCAGTATCTGGTGAGGGCCTCCTACTTGGAGATCTACCAAGAAGAAATCAGGGACTTGCTCTCCAAGGACCAGTCCAAGAGGCTGGAGCTCAAGGAGAGGCCCGACACGGGGATCTACGTCAAGGACCTCTCCTCCTTCGTCACCAAAAGCGTGAAGGAAATCGAACACGTCATGAATGTCGGGAACCAGAACCGCTCGGTGGGCGCGACCAACATGAATGAGCACAGTTCGCGCTCCCACGCCATTTTCGTCATCACCATCGAATGCAGCGAGGTTGGGCTGGACGGGGAGAACCACATACGGGTCGGGAAGTTGAACCTGGTGGACCTGGCGGGCAGCGAGCGCCAGTCCAAGACCGGCGCCCAGGGGGAGAGGTTGAAAGAAGCCACGAAGATCAACCTCTCCCTCTCTGCCCTGGGCAACGTCATCTCTGCCCTCGTGGACGGCAAAAGCACCCACATCCCCTATCGGGACTCCAAGCTGACCCGGCTGCTCCAGGACTCCTTGGGGGGCAACGCCAAGACCGTGATGGTCGCCAACATCGGCCCCGCCTCCTACAACGTGGAGGAGACCCTGACCACTTTGAGATACGCCAACCGTGCCAAGAACATCAAGAACAAGCCACGGGTCAACGAAGACCCCAAGGACGCTCTCCTGCGGGAATTCCAGGAAGAAATTGCCCGCCTGAAGGCTCAGCTGGAGAAAAGGTCCATCgtcaagaggaagaagaaggagaggaggagagacggCGGCatgggcgaggaggaggaggaggaagaagaggaggaggaggaggaggaggaaggggagcagGAGGAAGGGGCGGACAAAGACGACTACTGGAAAGAGCAGCAGGAGAAGCTGGAGATCGAGAAGAAGGCCATCCTGGAGGACCACAGCTTGGTGGCCGAGGACAAGATGAGGCtcctgaaggagaaggagaagaagatggaagacCTCAAACGGGAGAAGGAGGCCGCCGAAAAGCTGGGTGCCAAAATCAAGGTGAGACGCCGTTTCTactggaccagtgtttctcaaccttggtgactttaagtcctgtggacttcaactcccagaatccccctatgctggctgggggattttgggagttgaagtccacaggatttaaagtcaccaaggttgagaaacactgtactggACGATGCATTTACGCTGGTCATTAATCAGCAGAACATGTCCAGGTAATCCTCAGAGCgctgcggtggcctagaggcggagctcttgcctcgcaatcaggaggctgtgagttcgatcctaggtagcggcagatatttctctctctgagcacaaTGAGTGAATTACCTGCTTCCATTATTGTAACTTATTAATTTTGATTAATATTAATACTATGTATTAATATTATGAGGGGAAAATTCATTATGAGGTTACTACTAGagaatattgttattattattattactgtgatGATTGTTACTCAAAAGAATGGTAACCAGGCAACACACACTTTATAGGGATATTGAATATGTTGCTCTttctattataatataatatgaatAGAAAGAGCAAGATATTCAATACCCACATAAAGAGTGTTGTTGTCTGgttactataaataaataaatacatggtttAAAAAAAGTAACTATACACTGCGAACTCTGCATtggagacaggaagggcatccggccaggaaatagctccattcaattgccccATCTCAACCCCACTGTAAGgaattacagggtcattaaaagactaaaaaaattaaaaaatgtacaggtaatcctcaacttaaaaccacaattgagcccagaatttaggtggctgagacatttgttgagttttgccccattttgcgactttccttgccccatttgttaaggGATCCATTGCAGTTGTTCAAggagtcacacagttgttaagcgaatctggcttcccttcttggctttgcttgtcggaTGGTCGCCAAAGTGGATTGCATGACCCCCGGGGACACGGCGACCGTCGTAAaaacaagtcagttgccaagcgtctgaatttggatcacatgaccctggggatactgcaacggtcgtaagtgtgagaaatggccctaactcacttttttcagtgatgtcgtAACtggacggtcactaagtgaactgttgaaagtggagggctacctgtacttttgTGTGTATTCAGAAAATACAGACTGGGAGACGCATCTGCAGCTTGAGATATGCAGAAACAAAAGGGGAAATTATTCTTATTATATTGAGAGGCTTTTTTATTACCCGTCCATCAAAACATCTgcaaaatgatgatgataataataacaacaaccacaacaactgGCTTATTTATCTATGTGTTGTCATCGTGGGGTGGGTGGCTGGGCGTTtctgattatttttgtttttatttttttcctattgtgagttttttattgtttgtaagccTCCTGTGAGCAAGCGGCTGTATAAACATTCTAAATTCATGAATAAAATAACCTGAATGCAGTGAAGGGAAAGTTATTTCTGCATTTCTAGCAAATATCTTAATTTATCGTCAGTCAGTAGTGGAACTCAGTGTGTCCGGCTTAGCGTTATCGGTTGAATCTGATTTATCGCTTTGGCAAATGGCAGCCAGATGTACGCTGTatgaagaatatatatattttctttaaatttttaaattgacTGGAATGACAGTTGTAAGGCAAGGTTGGCATTCGCAGTCTTCTAATTTTATGAGATTTCTTCCCCGGcgccccttatttatttattttacttttaaggCAATGGAGAGCAAGCTCCTTGTTGGTGGGAAGAACATTGTGGATCACACCAACGAGCAGCAGAAAATCCTGGAACAGAAACGGCAGGAAATTGCTGAGCAGGTGAGATAAGGACAAGATCACTCCTTCTCTCATATCTTTATTGTGCTCTTCGCATGCCAACATAACCTCTTTCCCACTCCTGGACAAAGGCCGCCAAGAACATTTCCCAAGCAAACCTGAACATTGGAgggctatctaacaaaatgaaattcaatggtgaaaagagtcaggttctacatttaggcaaggaaaacgaaatgcacaggttcagtataggtggtgccttgctcaacagtagtaattgtgaaagggatcttggagtcctagtggagaaccgtttaaataggagccagccgtgggcagcagctgccaaaaaagccaacacatttctaggctgcataaacagaggaatagaatcaagatcacatgaagagttaataccactttataaggccttgggaaggccacacttggaatatcgcattcagttttggtcaccacgatgtaaaaaagatgtggagactctagaaagagtgcagaggagagcaacaaagatgattaggggactggaggctaaaacatatgaagaacggttgcaggaactgggaatgtctagtttaatgaaaagaaggactaggggagacatgatagcagtgttccaatatctcaggggctgctccaaagaagagggaatcaagctattctccaaggcgcctgagggtagaacaagaagcaatggatggaaacttatcaaaaagagaagcaacttacaattAAGGAGATAGTTTCCTGATAgtcagaacaatcagtggaacagcttccctccagaagttgtggatgctgcaacactggaagtgttttagaagagattggataaccgtttgtctgaaatggtgtagggtttcctgtctaggcagggggttgggctagaagacctccaaggtcccttccaactctgttattctattctttcacaaGCGTGAAAAATACAGCGGTTCTCGCCTTACAACCATAATCGAGCCAGAAATTACGGTTGTAAGTTATTGTGGCCGTTAAAGAGATCCCCCTGGGACCCCACCTgattttattgcctttttttgGTGGTTAAATGAACACCGTGGTCATTAAGGGAATACGGCGGTCTTTTTAAGTGAACCCCATTATACCCAGGGGGCGTTTTTTGGTTGAAAACTGGAAGGAAACACCGGTTTCCAGCAAAAACCTTCATAAATCGCAGTCACTTGAAACAGCTACTCATTTTCGCTTCCTTCCAATTTTTTCATCGGATTTAAAATTGCTCTACTGTATaatccagggatgtcaaactcaaggcgcgCAGGGTGGATCCAGcccttggggtgcttagatctggtccgcgTGGCCCCCCTGGAAATATCAAAAGACCGGCCTATAGTGCCTCTGCTAGCCATAAGGGGGGCCATACACAGTCTCCCTGCGgcctgtttttggctggcagagtgctgccaGAGGCTATgggggccaaaaatgggctgtgggagGGGGGGCTCCCCATTTCGACCAgcaaagtgttgcaggaggccatccaggctaaAAATGGAGCATGGAGGCCTCACACagcaccccacacacacacacagacctcaTTTTGGCCGGTAGGATGCTGCAGGAGGCGTCCATCCCATCTCCATCACCTGCCAGCCTGCAGAGGAGAACAACACTACTGATCCGGCCCTCGAAGTGATCCAGTTTAACATCCCTGGTATCATCAGTCACTGTCTTTTGAAAatcagttgtgtttttttttttaaaaagttgggacAGGGgcatccaaacttgggaactttttaagacttgtggacttcaactcccagaattctgggggttgaagtccacaagtcttaaaagttcccaagtttggacgccCCTGAGTTAGGATGTGAGAACAACTTATATTAAACGGGTTTCTGAAGTTTTTATGGACTCTATATAACTGTTAATTCATTGATATTTACTTTGGAATAAAGAGGCTGTAAGTCCCCGCTTAGGAAATCAATTAGTTCTTGCGCCAAGATGTGTGTCCCCTCTGAATGGTTTcccttaacacagtgtttctcatccttggcaacttgaagatgtccggacgtcaactcccagaattccccagccagcgaatgctggctggggaattctgggagttgaaatccggacatcttcaagttgccaaggttgagaaacactgccttaaca from the Thamnophis elegans isolate rThaEle1 chromosome 5, rThaEle1.pri, whole genome shotgun sequence genome contains:
- the KIF3B gene encoding kinesin-like protein KIF3B; translated protein: MSKLKCSESVRVVVRCRPMNSKEKVASYEQVVEVDVKLGQVSVKNPKGTSHELPKTFTFDAVYDWSSKQFELYDETFRPLVDSVLQGFNGTIFAYGQTGTGKTYTMEGVRGDVEKRGVIPNSFDHIFTHISRSQNQQYLVRASYLEIYQEEIRDLLSKDQSKRLELKERPDTGIYVKDLSSFVTKSVKEIEHVMNVGNQNRSVGATNMNEHSSRSHAIFVITIECSEVGLDGENHIRVGKLNLVDLAGSERQSKTGAQGERLKEATKINLSLSALGNVISALVDGKSTHIPYRDSKLTRLLQDSLGGNAKTVMVANIGPASYNVEETLTTLRYANRAKNIKNKPRVNEDPKDALLREFQEEIARLKAQLEKRSIVKRKKKERRRDGGMGEEEEEEEEEEEEEEEGEQEEGADKDDYWKEQQEKLEIEKKAILEDHSLVAEDKMRLLKEKEKKMEDLKREKEAAEKLGAKIKAMESKLLVGGKNIVDHTNEQQKILEQKRQEIAEQKRREREIQQQMESRDEETLELKETYSSLQQEVDIKTKKLKKLFSKLQAVKAEIHDLQEEHIKERQELEQTQNELTRELKLKHLIIENFIPSEEKNKIMNRSFFDEEEDQWKLHPITRLENQQMMRRPVSAVGYKRPLSQHARMSMMVRPEARYRAENIVLLELDLPSRTTRDYEGPAIAPKVQAALEAALQDEDEIQVDASTFESTSNKKSKSRPRTGRKSSGSPSSTSSSQLYPQSRGLVPK